In Streptomyces sp. DG2A-72, one genomic interval encodes:
- a CDS encoding ABC transporter permease has translation MTVLKTSMRNFFAHKGRMALSAVAVLLSVAFVCGTLVFTDTMNTTFDKLFATTSSDVTVSPKEAKTDEAPQNGVPESLPASLLAQAQKAEGVKSAEGAVSSMNVTVVNSDNKNMGSTTGAPTIAGNWTKNDLRSMEITSGHAPRGPTEVMVDADTADKHHLKLGDELRTIAQTGDFTAKIVGIATFKVTNPGASVVYFDTDTAQRELLGSTGLFTQFNVTAAAGVSDAQLKQNVTQALDGTYKIQTQQETADENRKDVGEFMDVIKYAMLGFAGIAFLVGIFLIINTFSMLVAQRTREIGLMRAIGSSRKQVNRSVLVEALFLGVVGSILGVAAGVGIAIGLMKLMSMAGMNLSTDDLTIKVSTPIAGVILGVVVTVLAAYLPARRAGKVSPMAALRDAGTPADVKAGWIRGVIGTVLTGAGGLALYTAANADKASEGALMLGAGIVLSLIGFVVIGPLLAGGVVRVISAVLLRAFGPVGRMAERNALRNPRRTGATAAALMIGLALVACLSVVGSSMVASATSELDKSVGADFIVQGNQRIVPQAEKAMQRSPGLAHVTSYKDLDATLTSPDGKTDDSGLTAADPTYAEDLRRPTTAGSLPAAYGKDAMSVGSDYAKKHGVRVGDTITVAFKGGETAKLKVAAITDDDTAIDQGARYTSLETMRKYVPADKIPPNQIMFAKAKDGQQEEAYAALKKSLEPYPQYQVRDQTDYKQELKDQVGQLLNMVYGLLALAIIVAVLGVVNTLALSVVERTREIGLMRAIGLSRRQLRRMIRMESVVIALFGALLGLGLGMGWGATAQKLLALEGLNVLEIPWVTIGGVFVGSAFVGLFAALIPAFRAGRMNVLNAIATE, from the coding sequence ATGACCGTCCTGAAGACCTCCATGCGCAACTTCTTTGCGCACAAGGGCCGGATGGCCCTCTCCGCGGTCGCGGTGCTGCTGTCGGTGGCGTTCGTGTGCGGCACGCTCGTGTTCACCGACACCATGAACACGACGTTCGACAAGCTCTTCGCGACGACTTCCTCCGACGTGACGGTCTCCCCCAAGGAGGCCAAGACCGACGAGGCCCCGCAGAACGGCGTCCCGGAGTCGCTGCCCGCCTCGCTGCTGGCGCAGGCCCAGAAGGCCGAGGGCGTCAAGTCGGCCGAGGGCGCGGTCAGTTCGATGAACGTGACCGTCGTCAACAGCGACAACAAGAACATGGGGTCGACGACCGGCGCGCCCACCATCGCCGGCAACTGGACCAAGAACGACCTGCGTTCCATGGAGATCACCTCCGGACACGCCCCGCGCGGGCCGACCGAGGTGATGGTCGACGCCGACACCGCCGACAAGCACCATCTGAAGCTGGGTGACGAGCTGCGCACCATCGCGCAGACCGGTGACTTCACCGCGAAGATCGTCGGTATCGCCACCTTCAAGGTGACCAACCCCGGCGCCTCCGTCGTCTACTTCGACACCGACACCGCCCAGCGCGAACTCCTCGGTTCCACCGGCCTGTTCACGCAGTTCAACGTCACCGCGGCGGCGGGCGTCTCCGACGCGCAGCTCAAGCAGAACGTCACACAGGCCCTGGACGGCACGTACAAGATCCAGACGCAGCAGGAGACCGCGGACGAGAACCGCAAGGACGTCGGCGAGTTCATGGACGTCATCAAGTACGCCATGCTCGGCTTCGCCGGGATCGCCTTCCTCGTCGGCATCTTCCTGATCATCAACACCTTCTCGATGCTGGTCGCCCAGCGCACCCGCGAGATCGGCCTGATGCGGGCGATCGGTTCGTCCCGCAAGCAGGTCAACCGTTCCGTGCTGGTCGAGGCGCTGTTCCTCGGTGTCGTGGGTTCCATCCTCGGCGTCGCCGCCGGTGTCGGTATCGCCATCGGCCTGATGAAGCTCATGTCGATGGCCGGGATGAACCTCTCCACCGACGACCTCACCATCAAGGTCAGCACCCCGATCGCCGGTGTGATCCTCGGCGTCGTCGTCACCGTCCTCGCCGCCTACCTCCCGGCCCGCCGCGCCGGCAAGGTCTCCCCGATGGCCGCGCTGCGCGACGCCGGTACGCCGGCCGACGTCAAGGCCGGCTGGATCCGCGGCGTGATCGGCACGGTGCTCACGGGCGCCGGCGGGCTCGCCCTCTACACCGCGGCGAACGCGGACAAGGCGAGCGAGGGCGCGCTGATGCTGGGCGCGGGGATCGTCCTCTCCCTCATCGGCTTCGTCGTCATCGGCCCGCTGCTGGCGGGCGGGGTCGTCCGGGTGATCAGCGCGGTGCTGCTGCGGGCCTTCGGTCCCGTCGGCCGCATGGCCGAGCGCAACGCGCTGCGCAACCCGCGCCGCACCGGCGCCACCGCCGCGGCCCTGATGATCGGCCTCGCGCTGGTCGCCTGTCTGTCGGTCGTCGGCTCCTCGATGGTCGCCTCGGCCACCAGCGAGCTCGACAAGTCGGTCGGCGCGGACTTCATCGTCCAGGGCAACCAGCGGATCGTGCCGCAGGCCGAGAAGGCGATGCAGCGGAGCCCGGGCCTGGCCCACGTCACCTCCTACAAGGACCTCGACGCCACGCTGACCTCCCCGGACGGCAAGACGGACGACTCCGGCCTCACGGCCGCCGACCCGACGTACGCCGAGGACCTGCGCCGCCCCACCACGGCGGGCAGCCTGCCGGCCGCGTACGGCAAGGACGCGATGTCGGTCGGCTCCGACTACGCCAAGAAGCACGGCGTCCGCGTCGGTGACACCATCACCGTCGCCTTCAAGGGCGGCGAGACCGCCAAGCTCAAGGTCGCCGCCATCACGGACGACGACACCGCCATCGACCAGGGGGCGCGCTACACCAGCCTCGAGACCATGCGGAAGTACGTCCCCGCCGACAAGATCCCGCCGAACCAGATCATGTTCGCCAAGGCCAAGGACGGTCAGCAGGAAGAGGCGTACGCCGCCCTGAAGAAATCCCTGGAGCCGTACCCGCAGTACCAGGTCCGCGACCAGACCGACTACAAGCAGGAACTGAAGGACCAGGTCGGCCAGCTCCTGAACATGGTCTACGGCCTGCTCGCCCTGGCGATCATCGTGGCGGTGCTGGGCGTGGTGAACACGTTGGCCCTCTCGGTGGTGGAACGGACGCGGGAGATCGGCCTGATGCGGGCCATCGGCCTCTCGCGCCGCCAGCTGCGCCGGATGATCCGCATGGAGTCGGTGGTCATCGCCCTGTTCGGGGCGCTGCTGGGCCTCGGCCTCGGCATGGGCTGGGGCGCCACCGCCCAGAAGCTCCTCGCCCTGGAGGGCCTGAACGTCCTGGAGATCCCCTGGGTGACGATCGGCGGCGTGTTCGTGGGCTCGGCCTTCGTCGGCCTCTTCGCCGCGCTGATCCCGGCCTTCCGGGCGGGCCGCATGAACGTCCTGAACGCCATCGCGACCGAGTAG
- a CDS encoding ABC transporter ATP-binding protein has protein sequence MTSAVTIPRHGGTGGRTAVAARARQVVKAYGSGETRVVALDQVDVDIARGQFTAIMGPSGSGKSTLMHCLAGLDTVTSGQIYLDDTEITGLKDKKLTQLRRDRIGFIFQAYNLLPTLNAIENITLPMDIAGRKPDKAWLGRVVDTVGLSDRLKHRPTQLSGGQQQRVAVARALAARPEIIFGDEPTGNLDSRAGAEVLGFLRRSVDELGQTIVIVTHDPVAASYSDRVLYLADGRIVDEMYKPTADAVLDRMKDFDARGRTS, from the coding sequence GTGACATCGGCTGTGACCATTCCCAGGCACGGGGGTACTGGAGGGCGTACGGCCGTTGCCGCGCGGGCGCGGCAGGTCGTCAAGGCGTACGGGTCCGGTGAGACCCGTGTCGTCGCCCTGGACCAGGTGGACGTGGACATCGCTCGCGGGCAGTTCACCGCGATCATGGGCCCCTCGGGGTCCGGCAAGTCCACCCTGATGCACTGCCTCGCCGGGCTCGACACCGTGACGTCCGGGCAGATCTACCTCGACGACACCGAGATCACCGGGCTGAAGGACAAGAAGCTCACGCAGCTGCGCCGGGACCGGATCGGGTTCATCTTCCAGGCGTACAACCTGCTGCCGACGCTCAACGCCATAGAGAACATCACCCTTCCCATGGACATCGCCGGGCGGAAGCCCGACAAGGCGTGGCTGGGGCGGGTCGTCGACACCGTCGGGCTCAGCGACCGGCTCAAGCACCGGCCGACGCAGCTCTCCGGCGGGCAGCAGCAACGTGTCGCCGTGGCCCGGGCGTTGGCCGCCCGGCCTGAGATCATCTTCGGTGACGAGCCGACCGGAAACCTGGACTCGCGGGCCGGTGCCGAGGTGCTCGGGTTCCTGCGGCGGTCCGTGGACGAGCTGGGGCAGACCATCGTGATCGTCACCCACGACCCGGTGGCCGCCTCGTACTCCGACCGCGTGCTGTACCTCGCCGACGGGCGCATCGTCGACGAGATGTACAAGCCGACCGCCGACGCCGTCCTCGACCGGATGAAGGACTTCGACGCCCGGGGTCGTACGTCATGA
- the mfd gene encoding transcription-repair coupling factor, whose amino-acid sequence MSLHGLLDAVVKDTALAEATKAAADGNRMHIDLVGPPAARPLAVAALARESGRPVLAVTATGREAEDLAAALRSLLPSEGIAEYPSWETLPHERLSPRSDTVGRRLAVLRRLAHPRADDPETGPVSVVVAPVRSVLQPQVKGLGDLEPVALRTGETADLNTVVDALAAAAYARVELVEKRGEFAVRGGILDVFPPTEEHPLRVEFWGDDVEEIRYFKVADQRSLEVAEHGLWAPPCRELLLTDDVRARARALAEAHPELGELLGKIAEGIAVEGMESLAPVLVDDMELLLDVLPKGAMAVVCDPERVRTRASDLVATSQEFLQASWAATAGGGNAPIDVGAASLWSIADVRDRARELDMMWWSVSPFAADEELDADTLKLGMHAPESYRGDTARALADTKGWLADGWRTVYVTEAHGPAARTVEVLGGEGIAARLEADLGEISPSVVHVACGSIDYGFVDTALKLAVLTETDLSGQKAAGKDGARMPARRRKTIDPLTLEAGDYIVHEQHGVGRYIEMVQRTVQGATREYLVVEYAPAKRGQPGDRLYIPTDQLEQITKYVGGEAPTLHRLGGADWTKTKARAKKAVKEIAADLIKLYSARMAAPGHTFGADTPWQRELEDAFPYVETPDQLTTIAEVKDDMEKSVPMDRLVCGDVGYGKTEIAVRAAFKAVQDGKQVAVLVPTTLLVQQHFGTFSERYSQFPVNVRALSRFQTDTEAKATLEGLREGSVDVVIGTHRLFSSETKFKDLGLVIVDEEQRFGVEHKEQLKKLRANVDVLTMSATPIPRTLEMAVTGIREMSTITTPPEERHPVLTFVGPYEEKQIGAAIRRELLREGQVFYIHNRVESIDRATARLREIVPEARIATAHGQMSEQALEQVVVDFWEKRYDVLVSTTIVESGIDISNANTLIVERGDNFGLSQLHQLRGRVGRGRERGYAYFLYPPEKPLTETAHERLATIAQHTEMGAGMYVAMKDLEIRGAGNLLGGEQSGHIAGVGFDLYVRMVGEAVADYRASLEGGVEEEPPLEVKIELPVDAHVPHDYAPGERLRLQAYRSIASANTEEDIKSVREELVDRYGKLPEPVENLLLVAGLRMLARACGVGEIVLQGNNIRFAPVELRESQELRVKRLYPGTVIKPAAHQLLVPRPKTAKVGGKPLVGRELLGWVGEFLASILGS is encoded by the coding sequence ATGAGCCTGCACGGTCTGCTCGACGCCGTCGTCAAGGACACCGCCCTCGCGGAAGCGACCAAGGCGGCCGCAGACGGCAACCGCATGCACATCGACCTGGTCGGCCCCCCAGCGGCCCGCCCCCTCGCCGTCGCCGCCCTGGCCCGCGAGTCCGGCCGCCCCGTCCTCGCGGTGACCGCGACCGGCCGCGAGGCAGAGGACCTGGCGGCGGCCCTCCGCTCCCTGCTCCCCTCGGAGGGCATCGCGGAGTACCCGTCCTGGGAAACCCTCCCGCACGAGCGCCTCAGCCCCCGCAGCGACACCGTGGGCCGCCGCCTCGCCGTCCTGCGCCGCCTGGCCCACCCCAGGGCCGACGACCCGGAGACGGGCCCGGTCTCCGTGGTCGTAGCGCCCGTACGCTCCGTGCTCCAGCCCCAGGTCAAGGGCCTCGGCGACCTGGAACCCGTCGCCCTGCGCACCGGCGAGACCGCCGACCTGAACACCGTCGTGGACGCCCTCGCCGCCGCTGCGTACGCGCGCGTGGAGCTCGTCGAGAAGCGTGGCGAGTTCGCCGTACGAGGCGGCATCCTGGACGTCTTCCCGCCCACCGAGGAACACCCCCTGCGCGTGGAGTTCTGGGGCGACGACGTCGAGGAGATCCGCTACTTCAAGGTCGCCGACCAGCGCTCCCTTGAGGTCGCCGAGCACGGCCTGTGGGCGCCGCCCTGCCGCGAGCTGCTGCTCACGGACGATGTGCGTGCACGCGCGCGTGCCCTGGCCGAGGCCCACCCCGAGCTGGGCGAGCTGCTCGGCAAGATCGCCGAGGGGATCGCGGTGGAGGGCATGGAATCCCTCGCGCCGGTCCTCGTCGACGACATGGAGCTGCTGCTCGACGTACTCCCCAAGGGCGCCATGGCCGTCGTATGCGATCCGGAGCGGGTACGCACGCGTGCCTCGGATCTCGTCGCGACGTCGCAGGAGTTCCTTCAGGCCTCCTGGGCGGCCACCGCGGGCGGTGGCAACGCGCCGATCGACGTCGGCGCGGCCTCCCTGTGGTCCATCGCGGACGTCCGGGACCGGGCGCGCGAGCTGGACATGATGTGGTGGTCGGTGTCGCCGTTCGCCGCGGACGAGGAGCTCGACGCGGACACGCTCAAGCTCGGCATGCACGCGCCGGAGTCCTACCGCGGGGACACCGCGCGGGCGCTGGCCGACACCAAGGGCTGGCTCGCCGACGGCTGGCGCACGGTGTACGTGACGGAAGCGCACGGCCCGGCGGCCAGGACCGTCGAGGTGCTCGGCGGCGAGGGCATCGCCGCACGGCTCGAGGCGGACCTCGGCGAGATCTCCCCGTCCGTCGTGCACGTGGCGTGCGGCTCGATCGACTACGGATTCGTCGATACGGCGCTGAAGCTCGCGGTCCTCACCGAGACGGACCTCTCCGGGCAGAAGGCGGCCGGCAAGGACGGCGCCCGGATGCCCGCCCGGCGCCGCAAGACCATCGACCCGCTGACCCTGGAGGCGGGCGACTACATCGTGCACGAGCAGCACGGTGTCGGCCGGTACATCGAGATGGTGCAGCGGACGGTGCAGGGCGCGACCCGCGAGTACCTGGTCGTGGAGTACGCCCCCGCCAAGCGTGGCCAGCCCGGCGACCGGCTCTACATCCCCACCGACCAGCTGGAGCAGATCACCAAGTACGTCGGCGGCGAGGCCCCGACCCTGCACCGCCTCGGCGGCGCCGACTGGACGAAGACGAAGGCCCGCGCGAAGAAGGCGGTCAAGGAGATCGCCGCGGACCTGATCAAGCTGTACAGCGCGCGCATGGCGGCCCCCGGGCACACCTTCGGCGCGGACACCCCGTGGCAGCGGGAGCTGGAGGACGCCTTTCCGTACGTGGAGACGCCCGACCAGCTCACCACCATCGCCGAGGTCAAGGACGACATGGAGAAGTCGGTCCCCATGGACCGCCTGGTCTGCGGCGACGTCGGCTACGGCAAGACGGAGATCGCGGTCCGCGCCGCCTTCAAGGCCGTGCAGGACGGCAAGCAGGTCGCCGTGCTCGTCCCGACGACCCTGCTGGTGCAGCAGCACTTCGGCACGTTCAGCGAGCGGTACTCGCAATTCCCGGTCAATGTGCGGGCGTTGAGCCGCTTCCAGACGGACACGGAGGCGAAGGCGACCCTGGAGGGCCTGCGCGAGGGCTCGGTGGACGTCGTCATCGGCACGCACCGGCTGTTCTCCTCCGAGACCAAGTTCAAGGACCTCGGCCTGGTCATCGTCGACGAGGAGCAGCGCTTCGGCGTCGAGCACAAGGAGCAGCTGAAGAAGCTGCGCGCGAACGTCGACGTACTGACGATGTCCGCGACCCCCATCCCGCGCACCCTGGAGATGGCGGTCACCGGCATCCGCGAGATGTCGACGATCACCACACCGCCGGAGGAGCGCCACCCGGTGCTGACCTTCGTCGGGCCGTACGAGGAGAAGCAGATCGGCGCGGCCATCCGCCGTGAACTCCTGCGCGAGGGCCAGGTCTTCTACATCCACAACCGCGTCGAGTCCATCGACCGGGCGACTGCGCGGCTGCGCGAGATCGTGCCCGAGGCGCGGATCGCGACGGCCCACGGCCAGATGTCGGAGCAGGCGCTGGAGCAGGTCGTCGTCGACTTCTGGGAGAAGCGGTACGACGTGCTGGTGTCGACGACGATCGTGGAGTCGGGCATCGACATCTCCAACGCCAACACGCTCATCGTGGAGCGCGGCGACAACTTCGGCCTGTCCCAGCTGCATCAGCTGCGCGGGCGCGTGGGCCGTGGGCGCGAGCGCGGCTACGCGTACTTCCTGTACCCGCCGGAGAAGCCGCTGACCGAGACCGCCCACGAGCGGCTCGCGACCATCGCCCAGCACACCGAGATGGGCGCGGGCATGTACGTCGCCATGAAGGACCTGGAGATCCGCGGCGCCGGAAACCTCCTGGGCGGCGAGCAGTCCGGTCATATCGCGGGTGTCGGCTTCGACCTGTACGTACGGATGGTCGGCGAGGCGGTGGCGGACTACCGGGCCTCCCTGGAGGGCGGTGTCGAGGAGGAGCCGCCCCTGGAGGTCAAGATCGAGCTGCCGGTGGACGCGCACGTCCCGCACGACTACGCGCCGGGCGAGCGGCTCAGGTTGCAGGCCTACCGGTCCATCGCCTCCGCCAACACGGAGGAGGACATCAAGTCCGTACGCGAGGAACTCGTCGACCGCTACGGCAAGTTGCCCGAGCCGGTGGAGAACCTGCTGCTGGTGGCCGGACTCCGGATGCTCGCGCGCGCGTGCGGCGTCGGCGAGATCGTCCTGCAGGGCAACAACATCCGCTTCGCGCCGGTGGAGTTGCGCGAGTCGCAGGAGCTGCGCGTCAAGCGGCTGTACCCGGGGACCGTCATCAAGCCGGCCGCCCACCAACTGCTGGTGCCGCGCCCGAAGACCGCGAAGGTGGGCGGGAAGCCGCTGGTCGGGCGGGAGTTGCTCGGCTGGGTCGGGGAGTTCCTGGCGTCGATCCTGGGGTCGTAG